In Rhodanobacter denitrificans, a single window of DNA contains:
- the rplK gene encoding 50S ribosomal protein L11 encodes MAKKVVGYIKLQVKAGQANPSPPVGPALGQRGLNIMEFCKAFNAATQKLEPGLPIPTIITAYSDRSFTFITKTPPATILLKKATGVAKGSQKPNTDKVGKVTRKQLEDIAKQKEPDLTAADLDAAVRTIAGSARSMGLTVEG; translated from the coding sequence ATGGCAAAGAAAGTCGTCGGTTACATCAAGCTGCAGGTCAAGGCCGGTCAGGCCAACCCGTCGCCGCCGGTGGGCCCCGCCCTCGGTCAGCGCGGCCTGAACATCATGGAGTTCTGCAAGGCGTTCAATGCTGCCACGCAGAAGCTGGAGCCGGGTCTGCCGATCCCGACCATCATCACGGCGTACTCCGACCGCAGCTTCACCTTCATCACCAAGACTCCGCCCGCCACCATCCTTCTGAAGAAGGCCACCGGTGTCGCCAAGGGTTCGCAGAAGCCGAACACCGACAAGGTCGGCAAGGTCACCCGCAAGCAGCTGGAAGACATTGCCAAGCAGAAGGAGCCGGATCTGACGGCGGCCGACCTTGACGCCGCGGTGCGCACCATTGCCGGTAGCGCCCGCAGCATGGGCCTGACGGTGGAGGGTTAA
- the rplL gene encoding 50S ribosomal protein L7/L12, whose product MSLTNEQIVEAVAAKSLMEVMDLVKAIEEKFGVTAAAPVMVAAGPAAAGPAAEAQTEFDVILKTAGAKKVDVIKAVRAITGLGLKEAKDLTEAGGVLKEAVSKEDAEKFKKDLEAAGATVELK is encoded by the coding sequence ATGTCCCTGACCAACGAACAGATCGTTGAAGCCGTCGCCGCCAAGTCGCTGATGGAAGTGATGGACCTGGTGAAGGCCATCGAAGAGAAGTTCGGCGTGACCGCCGCCGCCCCGGTGATGGTTGCCGCAGGCCCGGCCGCTGCCGGCCCGGCCGCCGAAGCGCAGACCGAGTTCGACGTCATCCTGAAGACCGCCGGCGCCAAGAAGGTCGATGTGATCAAGGCTGTCCGCGCGATCACCGGCCTGGGCCTGAAGGAAGCCAAGGACCTCACCGAGGCTGGCGGCGTCCTGAAGGAAGCCGTGTCGAAGGAAGATGCCGAGAAGTTCAAGAAGGACCTCGAAGCTGCCGGCGCCACGGTCGAACTGAAGTAA
- a CDS encoding 50S ribosomal protein L25/general stress protein Ctc — protein sequence MSKTHEIKAQSRKDEGKGASRRLRRASFVPAVVYGAGQAPESIQIEHNTILLAAKNEWFFSSVLDLNVDGKVQKVLVRDWQKHPFKQLMMHMDFLRVDEKAAIRVSVPLHFLNKEKSAAAKTSGVVISHNLTEVEITCLPKDLPESIELDLADLKPGDIIHLSQLKLPKNVELVALHGGEGHDTAVVTANTVQEEAEEAPAVEAAAPAPAAAAPAKKDDKK from the coding sequence ATGTCCAAGACTCATGAAATCAAGGCGCAAAGCCGCAAGGACGAGGGGAAAGGTGCGAGCCGCCGCCTGCGTCGTGCGAGCTTCGTGCCGGCCGTGGTGTACGGCGCCGGTCAGGCTCCCGAGAGCATCCAGATCGAGCACAACACCATCCTGCTCGCCGCCAAGAACGAGTGGTTCTTCTCCTCGGTACTCGACCTGAACGTCGACGGCAAGGTGCAGAAGGTGCTGGTGCGCGACTGGCAGAAGCATCCGTTCAAGCAGCTGATGATGCACATGGACTTCCTGCGCGTGGACGAGAAGGCCGCGATCCGCGTCAGCGTGCCGCTGCACTTCCTGAACAAGGAGAAGTCCGCGGCGGCGAAGACCTCCGGCGTGGTGATCTCGCACAACCTGACCGAAGTGGAAATCACCTGCCTGCCGAAGGATCTGCCCGAGTCCATCGAACTGGATCTGGCCGACCTGAAGCCCGGCGACATCATCCACCTGTCGCAGCTGAAGCTGCCGAAGAACGTCGAGCTGGTTGCCCTGCATGGCGGCGAAGGCCACGACACCGCGGTGGTCACGGCCAACACGGTGCAGGAAGAGGCCGAGGAAGCGCCGGCTGTCGAAGCTGCTGCACCGGCTCCTGCCGCTGCTGCGCCGGCCAAGAAGGACGACAAGAAGTAA
- the rplJ gene encoding 50S ribosomal protein L10 translates to MALNLSQKQEVVAELAEVAAKAHSLVAAEYAGTTVAQMTAMRKKARESGVYLRVVKNTLASRAVAGTEFEVVKDALVGPLLYAFSTEEPGAAGRLIKEFAKDNDKLKAKLVSVEGKLLPAAHVDVLASLPTREQALAMLARVLAEPATMFARVVKAVADKQGGGEVAAEAPAEAEPA, encoded by the coding sequence ATGGCTCTCAATCTGTCTCAGAAGCAAGAAGTAGTCGCCGAACTGGCAGAAGTTGCCGCGAAGGCTCACTCCCTGGTCGCTGCCGAGTATGCGGGCACCACGGTCGCTCAGATGACCGCGATGCGCAAGAAGGCCCGCGAATCCGGCGTGTACTTGCGGGTTGTCAAGAACACGCTGGCGTCGCGCGCCGTGGCCGGTACCGAGTTCGAGGTCGTCAAGGACGCCTTGGTCGGTCCGCTGCTGTACGCATTCTCGACGGAAGAGCCCGGTGCAGCCGGGCGTCTGATCAAGGAATTTGCCAAGGACAACGACAAGCTGAAGGCGAAGCTCGTCTCGGTGGAAGGCAAGCTGCTGCCGGCCGCGCACGTCGACGTGCTGGCCTCGCTGCCGACCCGCGAACAGGCGCTGGCCATGCTGGCCCGCGTACTGGCCGAACCGGCCACGATGTTCGCCCGCGTCGTCAAGGCCGTGGCCGACAAGCAGGGTGGTGGCGAAGTCGCCGCCGAGGCCCCGGCCGAAGCCGAACCCGCCTAA
- the ychF gene encoding redox-regulated ATPase YchF: MGIKCGIVGLPNVGKSTLFNALTKAGIAAANFPFCTIEPNVGVVPVPDPRLNALSEIVNPQKVVPTAVEFVDIAGLVAGASKGEGLGNKFLAHIREVDAIAHVVRCFEGDVIHVAGKVDPIADIETIDTELALADLESVDKALNRAERAAKANDKEALARKPVLQKLAAALNEGRSARSAGLDEEEKALVRDLFLLTLKPLMYIANVADDGFEHNPLLDAVRERAVSEGAEVVPVCAAIEEELAQLDEADRDEFLKDMGLDEPGLNRVIRAGYKLLDLQTYFTAGVKEVRAWQVKRGATAPQAAGVIHTDFERGFIRAETVGYDDFIQYKGEAGAAAAGRLRKEGKEYIVKDGDVLHFLFNV; the protein is encoded by the coding sequence ATGGGCATCAAATGCGGCATCGTCGGTCTGCCCAACGTCGGCAAGTCCACCCTGTTCAACGCGCTGACCAAGGCCGGCATCGCCGCGGCGAACTTCCCGTTCTGCACGATCGAGCCGAACGTGGGCGTGGTGCCGGTGCCGGACCCGCGCCTGAACGCGCTGTCGGAGATTGTCAATCCGCAGAAGGTGGTGCCAACCGCGGTGGAGTTCGTCGACATCGCCGGCCTGGTCGCCGGCGCCTCGAAGGGCGAGGGCCTGGGCAACAAGTTCCTGGCGCACATCCGCGAGGTCGACGCGATCGCCCACGTGGTGCGCTGCTTCGAGGGTGACGTGATCCACGTCGCCGGCAAGGTCGACCCGATCGCCGACATCGAGACCATCGACACCGAGCTGGCGCTGGCCGACCTGGAATCGGTGGACAAGGCGCTGAACCGCGCCGAGCGCGCGGCCAAGGCGAACGACAAGGAGGCGCTGGCGCGCAAGCCGGTGCTGCAAAAGCTGGCCGCCGCGCTCAACGAGGGCCGCTCCGCGCGCAGCGCCGGGCTGGACGAGGAAGAGAAGGCGCTGGTGCGCGACCTGTTCCTGCTCACCCTGAAGCCGCTGATGTACATCGCCAACGTCGCCGACGACGGCTTCGAGCACAACCCGCTGCTGGACGCCGTGCGCGAACGCGCAGTGAGCGAGGGCGCCGAGGTGGTGCCGGTATGCGCGGCGATCGAGGAGGAGCTGGCACAGCTGGACGAGGCCGACCGCGACGAATTCCTGAAGGACATGGGCCTGGACGAGCCCGGCCTGAACCGGGTGATCCGTGCCGGCTACAAGCTGCTCGACCTGCAGACCTATTTCACCGCCGGCGTGAAGGAAGTGCGCGCGTGGCAGGTGAAGCGCGGCGCCACCGCGCCGCAGGCCGCCGGGGTGATCCACACCGACTTCGAGCGCGGCTTCATCCGCGCCGAGACGGTCGGCTACGACGACTTCATCCAGTACAAGGGCGAAGCCGGCGCGGCGGCGGCCGGCCGGCTGCGCAAGGAAGGCAAGGAGTACATCGTCAAGGACGGCGACGTGCTGCACTTCCTGTTCAACGTCTGA
- the pth gene encoding aminoacyl-tRNA hydrolase has translation MAGLRLIVGLGNPGAEYLRTRHNAGFWLVDALASAQGERFAFDGKLHGESCRVRLGGEPVWLLKPATFMNKSGIAVVSALRYYKIEADQCLVAHDDLDLPPGTVRLKFDGGHGGQNGLRDIVGHLGHGKFHRLRVGIGHPGHRDQVTPWVLGRPSASDEDAILDGIGRALDVLPLAATGQFDKAMQLLHTSRE, from the coding sequence ATGGCTGGTTTGCGACTCATCGTCGGGCTGGGCAACCCCGGTGCCGAATACCTCCGAACCCGGCACAACGCCGGGTTCTGGCTAGTTGATGCCCTCGCCAGCGCCCAGGGCGAGCGCTTCGCCTTCGACGGCAAGCTGCATGGCGAAAGCTGCCGCGTGCGCCTCGGCGGCGAACCGGTGTGGCTGCTGAAGCCGGCCACCTTCATGAACAAGAGCGGCATCGCTGTGGTCTCGGCGCTGCGCTATTACAAAATCGAAGCGGACCAGTGCCTGGTCGCGCACGACGACCTGGACCTGCCGCCCGGTACCGTGCGTCTGAAGTTCGACGGCGGCCACGGCGGCCAGAACGGTCTGCGCGACATCGTGGGCCACCTCGGCCACGGCAAGTTCCATCGCCTGCGCGTGGGCATCGGCCACCCCGGTCACCGAGACCAGGTCACGCCGTGGGTGCTGGGCCGACCCTCGGCATCGGACGAGGATGCGATCCTCGACGGCATCGGCCGCGCGCTGGACGTGCTGCCGCTGGCGGCGACCGGCCAGTTCGACAAGGCGATGCAGTTGTTGCATACGAGCAGGGAATAG
- a CDS encoding acyl-CoA thioesterase yields the protein MPGQQHEVSFRFLAQPTDVNFGGKVHGGMAMKWIDQAGYACAVAWSGAYCVTASVSGIQFVAPILIGDLVTVRARLIHTGTSSMHLAVDVLARDLRKGEQRLATSCVMVFVALDSPDGKPTPVPHWEPHDDGERRLQAQARRLLELSKGMEQLVDLHAASPD from the coding sequence ATGCCCGGACAGCAGCATGAAGTGAGCTTTCGCTTCCTCGCCCAACCCACCGACGTGAATTTCGGTGGCAAGGTGCACGGCGGCATGGCGATGAAATGGATCGACCAGGCCGGCTACGCCTGCGCGGTGGCCTGGAGCGGGGCGTATTGCGTCACCGCCTCGGTCAGCGGGATCCAGTTCGTGGCGCCGATCCTGATCGGCGATCTGGTCACGGTGCGGGCCCGCCTGATCCACACCGGCACCAGCAGCATGCACCTGGCGGTCGACGTGCTGGCGCGCGACCTGCGCAAGGGTGAGCAGCGCCTGGCCACCAGCTGCGTGATGGTTTTCGTGGCGCTGGACAGCCCGGACGGCAAACCGACGCCGGTGCCGCACTGGGAGCCGCACGACGACGGCGAACGGCGGTTGCAGGCGCAGGCCAGGCGGTTGCTGGAACTGTCCAAGGGCATGGAGCAACTGGTCGACCTGCACGCGGCTTCGCCGGACTGA
- the rplA gene encoding 50S ribosomal protein L1: MKITKRMKAAQAAVQPGKFYGLEEALKIVKDNAKAKFAESVDVAVRLGIDAKKSDQGVRGSSLLPHGTGKTVKVAVFCPPGEKAEAAKAAGADAVGMDDLAERMQGGDLDFGRVIATPDAMRVVGKLGQLLGPRGLMPNPKDGSVTADVATAVKNAKAGQVKFRNDKAGIIHATIGKANFEASQLADNLNALIADLLKAKPATAKGQFLQKVALSSTMGVGVAVDTSSLTIAAK; encoded by the coding sequence ATGAAGATCACGAAGCGCATGAAGGCCGCGCAGGCCGCGGTGCAGCCGGGCAAGTTCTACGGCCTGGAAGAAGCCCTGAAGATCGTCAAGGACAACGCCAAGGCGAAGTTTGCCGAGTCGGTGGACGTGGCCGTGCGGTTGGGCATCGACGCGAAGAAATCGGACCAGGGCGTGCGTGGTTCCTCGCTGCTGCCGCATGGCACCGGCAAGACCGTCAAAGTCGCCGTGTTCTGCCCGCCGGGCGAGAAGGCCGAGGCCGCCAAGGCCGCCGGTGCCGATGCTGTCGGCATGGACGACCTGGCCGAGCGCATGCAGGGCGGTGATCTCGACTTCGGTCGCGTGATCGCTACGCCGGATGCCATGCGGGTGGTCGGCAAGCTGGGCCAGCTGCTCGGCCCGCGCGGCCTGATGCCGAACCCGAAGGACGGCTCGGTCACCGCCGACGTCGCCACGGCGGTGAAGAACGCCAAGGCCGGCCAGGTGAAGTTCCGCAACGACAAGGCGGGCATCATCCACGCCACCATCGGCAAGGCGAACTTCGAAGCCAGCCAGCTCGCAGACAACCTGAATGCGTTGATCGCCGACCTGCTGAAGGCCAAGCCGGCCACGGCGAAGGGTCAGTTCCTGCAGAAAGTGGCGTTGTCCAGCACGATGGGCGTCGGCGTTGCCGTCGATACCTCGTCGCTGACCATCGCCGCGAAGTAA
- the secE gene encoding preprotein translocase subunit SecE — protein MNTKAEQPKGTNAADIGKLVLAGLVLAAGIFAYSWFGRDGSISSSIRLLGVLAAFVVASAIAAFTALGRRVRNFIAESQFEMRKVVWPTRDETIKTTGIIILVVIVLSLLLGLIDLILKSVILDWLLKLGG, from the coding sequence ATGAATACCAAGGCAGAACAGCCCAAGGGCACGAACGCCGCCGACATCGGCAAGCTGGTACTGGCGGGCCTGGTGCTGGCTGCCGGTATCTTTGCCTATTCCTGGTTCGGCCGGGACGGCAGCATTTCATCGTCGATACGCCTGCTGGGCGTGCTGGCCGCATTCGTGGTGGCGTCGGCGATTGCCGCGTTCACCGCGCTGGGCCGACGGGTACGGAACTTCATCGCCGAGTCGCAGTTCGAGATGCGCAAGGTGGTCTGGCCGACCCGCGACGAGACGATCAAGACGACCGGCATCATCATCCTGGTGGTGATCGTGTTGTCGTTGCTGCTGGGTCTTATCGACCTGATCCTGAAGTCGGTCATTCTCGACTGGCTGCTGAAGCTGGGTGGCTGA
- the tuf gene encoding elongation factor Tu, whose translation MAKGKFERTKPHVNVGTIGHVDHGKTTLTAALTKVGAERFGGEFKDYSAIDAAPEEKARGITISTAHVEYESPKRHYAHVDCPGHADYVKNMITGAAQMDGAILVCSAADGPMPQTREHILLSRQVGVPYIVVYLNKADMVDDAELLELVEMEVRELLTKYDFPGDDTPMIHGSAKLALEGDQSEIGVPSIIKLVDALDTWIPEPVRAIDKPFLMPVEDVFSISGRGTVVTGRIERGVIKVGDEIEVVGIRDTQKTTVTGVEMFRKLLDQGQAGDNAGLLLRGLKRDDVERGQVLAKPGTITPHTDFEAEVYVLSKDEGGRHTPFFKGYRPQFYFRTTDVTGAVTLPEGVEMVMPGDNVKMVVSLIHPIAMDEGLRFAIREGGRTVGAGVVAKVIK comes from the coding sequence ATGGCAAAGGGTAAATTCGAACGCACCAAGCCGCACGTCAACGTCGGCACGATTGGTCACGTGGATCACGGCAAGACGACGCTGACGGCGGCGCTGACGAAGGTCGGTGCGGAGCGCTTCGGTGGCGAGTTCAAGGATTACAGCGCGATCGACGCGGCGCCGGAAGAGAAGGCGCGCGGCATCACGATCTCGACGGCGCACGTGGAATACGAGTCGCCGAAGCGGCACTACGCGCACGTGGATTGCCCGGGGCATGCGGACTACGTGAAGAACATGATCACGGGTGCGGCGCAGATGGACGGCGCGATCCTGGTGTGCTCGGCGGCGGACGGTCCGATGCCGCAGACGCGCGAGCACATCCTGCTGAGCCGTCAGGTGGGCGTGCCGTACATCGTGGTCTACCTGAACAAGGCGGACATGGTGGACGACGCCGAGCTGCTCGAGCTGGTCGAGATGGAAGTGCGCGAGCTGCTGACCAAGTACGACTTCCCGGGCGACGACACGCCGATGATCCACGGTTCGGCCAAGCTGGCGCTGGAAGGCGATCAGAGCGAGATCGGCGTGCCGTCGATCATCAAGCTGGTGGATGCGCTGGACACCTGGATCCCGGAGCCGGTGCGCGCGATCGACAAGCCGTTCCTGATGCCGGTGGAGGACGTGTTCTCGATCTCCGGCCGCGGCACGGTGGTGACCGGCCGTATCGAGCGCGGCGTGATCAAGGTGGGCGACGAAATCGAAGTGGTCGGCATCCGCGACACGCAGAAGACCACCGTGACCGGCGTGGAAATGTTCCGCAAGCTGCTGGACCAGGGTCAGGCGGGCGACAACGCCGGTCTGCTGCTGCGCGGCCTGAAGCGTGACGACGTCGAGCGCGGCCAGGTGCTGGCCAAGCCGGGCACGATCACGCCGCACACCGACTTCGAGGCCGAGGTCTATGTGCTGAGCAAGGACGAGGGTGGCCGTCATACGCCGTTCTTCAAGGGCTACCGTCCGCAGTTCTACTTCCGCACGACCGACGTGACCGGCGCGGTGACGCTGCCGGAAGGCGTGGAAATGGTGATGCCGGGCGACAACGTGAAGATGGTGGTGAGCCTGATCCACCCGATCGCGATGGACGAAGGCCTGCGTTTCGCCATCCGCGAAGGCGGCCGCACCGTCGGCGCCGGCGTGGTGGCCAAGGTCATCAAGTAG
- the nusG gene encoding transcription termination/antitermination protein NusG, whose product MSKRWYVVHAYSGFENQVKRSLEERIKRAAMEEKFGEVLVPTEEVIEMRGGQKRRSDRKFFPGYVLVQIETNTEGKSPRIDDECWHLIKETPKVMGFIGGTADRPLPIKDSEADAILSRVREGVEKPRPKVLFEPGEMVRVTEGPFNDFNGVVEEVNYEKSRLRVAVLIFGRSTPVELEFGQVEKA is encoded by the coding sequence ATGAGCAAGCGCTGGTACGTGGTGCACGCCTATTCGGGTTTCGAGAACCAGGTGAAGCGTTCCCTCGAGGAGCGCATCAAGCGCGCCGCGATGGAAGAGAAGTTCGGCGAGGTGCTGGTGCCGACCGAGGAAGTGATCGAGATGCGCGGCGGCCAGAAGCGGCGCAGCGATCGCAAGTTCTTCCCGGGCTACGTACTGGTGCAGATCGAGACGAACACCGAGGGCAAGTCGCCCCGGATCGACGACGAGTGCTGGCACCTGATCAAGGAAACCCCGAAGGTGATGGGGTTCATCGGCGGCACCGCCGATCGCCCGCTGCCGATCAAGGACAGTGAGGCCGATGCCATCCTCAGCCGCGTGCGCGAGGGCGTCGAGAAGCCTCGCCCCAAGGTGCTGTTCGAACCGGGCGAGATGGTGCGCGTCACCGAGGGTCCGTTCAACGATTTCAACGGTGTGGTCGAGGAAGTCAACTACGAGAAGAGCCGCCTGCGTGTGGCGGTGCTGATCTTCGGTCGTTCGACCCCCGTGGAATTGGAGTTCGGTCAGGTCGAAAAGGCCTGA
- a CDS encoding ribose-phosphate diphosphokinase produces MMLFTGNAHRALAEDVAHRLGVPLGKALVGTFSDGEVQIEIEENVRKQEVFVIQPTGAPSAVNLFELLALTDALKRASAASVTAVIPYFGYARQDRRPRSARVPITAKLAARMIGAAGVDRVLTVDLHADQIQGFFDIPVDNVYASPVLLADIWRSHSMDDLIVVSPDVGGVVRARAIAKRLDDADLAIIDKRRPRANVSTVMNIIGDVDGKTCVMVDDIVDTAGTLCAAAAALKDRGARKVVAYCVHPVLSGPAISNLENSHLDQLVVTNTLPLRPEVQACAKIRQLSVAELLAETIRRIAFGESVSSLYVD; encoded by the coding sequence ATGATGCTGTTTACCGGGAACGCCCATCGTGCGCTGGCCGAAGACGTCGCCCACCGCCTGGGCGTGCCGCTGGGCAAGGCGCTGGTCGGCACGTTCAGCGACGGCGAGGTGCAGATCGAGATCGAGGAGAACGTCCGCAAGCAGGAAGTGTTCGTGATCCAGCCGACCGGCGCACCGAGCGCGGTCAACCTGTTCGAGCTGCTGGCGCTGACCGACGCGCTGAAGCGCGCCTCGGCGGCCAGCGTCACCGCGGTGATCCCGTACTTCGGCTACGCCCGGCAGGATCGCCGGCCGCGCTCGGCGCGGGTGCCGATCACCGCCAAGCTGGCGGCCAGGATGATCGGCGCCGCCGGCGTCGACCGGGTGCTGACGGTCGACCTGCACGCCGACCAGATCCAGGGCTTCTTCGACATTCCGGTCGACAACGTGTATGCCTCGCCGGTGCTGCTGGCCGACATCTGGCGCAGCCACAGCATGGACGACCTGATCGTGGTCAGCCCGGACGTGGGCGGCGTGGTGCGCGCCCGCGCGATCGCCAAGCGGCTGGACGACGCCGACCTGGCGATCATCGACAAGCGCCGCCCGCGCGCGAACGTCTCCACCGTGATGAACATCATTGGTGACGTCGACGGCAAGACCTGCGTGATGGTCGACGACATCGTCGATACCGCCGGCACGCTGTGCGCGGCCGCTGCCGCGCTGAAGGACCGTGGTGCGCGCAAGGTGGTCGCCTACTGCGTACATCCGGTGCTGTCCGGCCCGGCGATCAGCAACCTGGAGAATTCGCATCTGGACCAGCTGGTGGTCACCAATACCTTGCCGCTGCGCCCGGAAGTGCAGGCCTGCGCCAAGATCCGCCAACTCTCGGTCGCCGAGCTGCTGGCCGAAACCATTCGCCGCATCGCCTTCGGCGAGTCGGTGAGTTCGCTGTACGTGGATTGA